A genomic region of Bacillus sp. 2205SS5-2 contains the following coding sequences:
- the mtaB gene encoding tRNA (N(6)-L-threonylcarbamoyladenosine(37)-C(2))-methylthiotransferase MtaB, with translation MPTVAFHTLGCKVNHYETEAIWQLFKENQYDRVDFEKSSDVYVINTCTVTNTGDKKSRQVIRRAIRKNPDAVICVTGCYAQTSPAEIMAIPGVDIVVGTQDRQKMLAYIEQFKQEREPINAVKNIMKNRVYEELDVPAFTDRTRASLKIQEGCNNFCTFCIIPWARGLMRSRDPEEVIHQAQQLVDAGYKEIVLTGIHTGGYGEDMKDYNLAMLLTDLEKQVNGLKRIRISSIEASQLTDEVIDVIDRSKLVVRHLHIPLQSGSNTVLKRMRRKYTMEFFGERLEKLKKALPGLAVTSDVIVGFPGETEEEFMETYDFIKKHQFSELHVFPYSKRTGTPAARMDDQVDEEIKNKRVHELIALSNQLAKEYCSLFEGEVLEVIPEEKFKGDAESGLFEGYSDNYLKVVFPATEDMVGKLVKVKITKAGYPYNEGQFVRVLEEDEKEVQKAVI, from the coding sequence ATGCCGACTGTCGCTTTTCACACACTAGGCTGTAAAGTAAACCATTATGAAACTGAAGCGATTTGGCAGTTGTTTAAAGAAAATCAATATGATCGTGTTGATTTCGAAAAATCTTCAGATGTATACGTGATTAATACATGTACTGTTACGAATACTGGAGACAAAAAAAGCCGTCAAGTTATTCGTCGTGCGATTCGTAAGAATCCTGATGCGGTTATTTGTGTAACCGGCTGTTATGCCCAAACATCACCTGCCGAAATTATGGCGATTCCTGGTGTAGATATCGTCGTGGGTACACAAGATCGTCAGAAAATGTTAGCTTATATTGAACAATTTAAACAAGAACGAGAACCTATTAATGCGGTGAAAAACATCATGAAGAATCGTGTGTATGAAGAGCTTGATGTTCCTGCATTCACTGACCGAACTAGAGCCTCTTTGAAAATCCAAGAAGGTTGCAACAATTTTTGTACGTTTTGTATTATCCCATGGGCTCGTGGCTTAATGCGTTCTCGTGATCCAGAGGAAGTCATTCATCAAGCTCAGCAACTTGTGGATGCAGGCTATAAAGAAATTGTACTTACTGGCATTCATACAGGTGGGTATGGGGAAGATATGAAGGATTATAACCTTGCTATGCTTCTAACTGATTTAGAAAAACAAGTAAATGGGTTGAAGAGAATTCGGATTTCTTCCATTGAAGCAAGCCAATTAACAGATGAAGTAATTGATGTAATTGATCGCTCTAAGCTGGTCGTACGCCATTTACATATCCCATTGCAATCAGGTTCCAATACGGTGTTAAAACGTATGAGGAGAAAGTATACTATGGAATTCTTTGGTGAGCGCTTAGAAAAGTTAAAGAAAGCTCTACCTGGTCTTGCGGTTACATCGGACGTTATCGTCGGTTTTCCTGGTGAAACAGAAGAAGAGTTCATGGAAACCTATGATTTTATAAAAAAACATCAATTTTCCGAACTTCATGTATTCCCTTACTCCAAACGTACCGGAACTCCTGCGGCAAGAATGGATGATCAAGTGGATGAAGAAATTAAAAATAAACGGGTACATGAACTGATTGCCCTATCAAATCAGTTGGCGAAAGAGTATTGTTCTCTTTTTGAGGGAGAGGTTCTCGAAGTCATTCCTGAAGAAAAATTCAAAGGCGATGCAGAAAGTGGTTTATTTGAAGGATATTCAGATAACTACCTCAAAGTTGTATTTCCTGCAACCGAAGACATGGTTGGAAAGCTTGTAAAAGTTAAAATAACCAAAGCCGGCTATCCCTACAATGAAGGACAGTTTGTTCGCGTGTTAGAGGAAGATGAAAAGGAAGTACAAAAAGCGGTTATTTAA
- the deoC gene encoding deoxyribose-phosphate aldolase, whose translation MTKEVAKMIDHTLLKAEATKQQVDTLCEEAREHQFASVCVNPTWVKYSSEKLQGSDVEVCTVIGFPLGATTPETKAFETKNAIENGATEVDMVINIGALKDRDLELVERDIRAVVAASKGKALSKVIIETSLLSDEEKVIACELSVKAGADYVKTSTGFSTGGATVADVTLMRKTVGPDIGVKASGGVRSVEDAQAVMEAGATRIGASSGVKIVQGLTSDSDY comes from the coding sequence ATGACTAAAGAAGTAGCAAAAATGATTGATCATACACTATTAAAAGCAGAGGCAACGAAACAACAGGTGGACACACTTTGTGAGGAAGCAAGAGAGCATCAATTTGCCTCTGTTTGCGTAAACCCTACTTGGGTAAAATACTCTAGTGAAAAATTACAAGGTTCAGATGTGGAGGTCTGTACGGTCATTGGTTTTCCACTTGGAGCTACCACACCTGAAACGAAAGCATTCGAAACGAAAAATGCGATTGAAAATGGTGCTACTGAAGTGGACATGGTGATAAATATTGGTGCGCTGAAAGACAGGGATTTAGAATTGGTAGAGCGTGATATTCGTGCAGTTGTAGCTGCATCTAAGGGAAAAGCACTATCTAAGGTAATAATCGAAACAAGTCTGCTATCGGATGAAGAAAAGGTTATTGCTTGCGAGCTTTCCGTTAAAGCAGGTGCGGATTATGTGAAAACATCAACTGGATTCTCAACAGGTGGAGCCACTGTAGCAGATGTTACGTTAATGAGAAAAACAGTTGGACCAGATATTGGTGTGAAAGCCTCTGGTGGTGTTCGTAGCGTCGAGGATGCTCAAGCGGTAATGGAAGCTGGTGCGACTCGAATCGGTGCAAGTTCTGGTGTGAAGATTGTTCAAGGATTAACAAGTGATTCTGATTATTAA
- a CDS encoding 16S rRNA (uracil(1498)-N(3))-methyltransferase — translation MQRYFVNANGSVDHSSFIMDGENAHHMVRVMRMNVNDRFYCVFLNGQSVLAKIDEISSETVTASIVEWIDESKELPVNVTIVSGLPKGDKLEYIIQKGTELGAVRFIPFKADRSIVKWDPKKSAKKRERWGKIAKEAAEQSHRTIIPTVDEPIHMQKLLKLSEEYDHKIVAYEESAKEGEQALFATILSKVKPDESILIIFGPEGGLSSKEVEAFLQHNFLACGLGPRILRTETAPLYALSSISFKFELMR, via the coding sequence ATGCAAAGGTATTTTGTTAATGCTAATGGAAGCGTTGATCATTCCTCTTTTATTATGGATGGCGAAAATGCCCATCATATGGTACGAGTCATGCGAATGAATGTGAATGATCGTTTCTACTGTGTCTTTTTAAATGGACAATCAGTTCTCGCGAAAATAGATGAGATTTCCAGTGAAACTGTTACAGCATCCATTGTAGAATGGATAGATGAAAGCAAAGAACTCCCAGTGAACGTCACGATTGTGAGCGGGCTGCCGAAAGGGGATAAGCTTGAATATATCATCCAAAAGGGAACAGAGCTAGGTGCAGTGCGGTTTATCCCTTTTAAAGCGGATCGCTCTATTGTAAAATGGGATCCAAAAAAATCAGCAAAAAAAAGAGAACGTTGGGGGAAAATTGCTAAGGAAGCGGCTGAGCAATCACACCGAACAATCATCCCTACTGTAGATGAACCGATTCATATGCAAAAACTGTTAAAACTGAGTGAAGAATACGATCATAAAATAGTCGCCTACGAAGAATCGGCAAAAGAAGGGGAACAAGCCCTTTTTGCAACGATTTTATCAAAGGTTAAACCAGACGAGAGTATTTTGATTATCTTTGGTCCAGAAGGCGGTCTATCCTCGAAAGAAGTGGAGGCATTCCTTCAACATAATTTTCTAGCTTGCGGACTAGGACCTCGTATTCTTCGAACGGAAACAGCGCCGCTATATGCATTATCATCTATATCTTTTAAATTTGAACTAATGAGGTGA